ATTTATCGTGTTTGTTCATGATAGGTCACAACCCGGTGATAATGACATCGCGTGCTTAACTGTTATAAAAAGGAAGTGACAGTATCGATACTACTATATTCTAAGTTGCACCCGGACGtgaataattgtaaaaataatggCTAAAGACCTTAAAAACAAAACGGTCGTTATTACCGGTGGAGCGGTAGGCATCGGTTTTGAAATGGCTGATAGGTTCCTGCAGAAAGGAGCAAAAGTCATCATTATTCTTGATGTTAACGAAAAACAAGGCGCAGAAGCAGTCAAGACCCTAAACTCCAAACATGGAAATAACAAAACGGTATTTATGAAATGTGACGTGACGTCGGATTTAGACGCCGTTTCGAAGAAGATAATAGATCTTTATAAGCAAGTTGACGTACTAATCAACAATGCTGGGATTCTGAACGACTTAGTTCCGAAGAAAACAATTGACATCAACGTTACAGCGCTCATCGAATGGTCCTTTAAATTCTGGAACCACATGAGGAAAGACCGAGGCGGCAACGGAGGGACTATAATCAACTTGGCGTCAATTTACGGCTTCAGAGTGGATCCTTATTTACCAGCATATCAGGCGTCGAAATTTGCTGTCC
This genomic interval from Cydia strobilella chromosome 9, ilCydStro3.1, whole genome shotgun sequence contains the following:
- the LOC134744447 gene encoding 15-hydroxyprostaglandin dehydrogenase [NAD(+)]-like — its product is MAKDLKNKTVVITGGAVGIGFEMADRFLQKGAKVIIILDVNEKQGAEAVKTLNSKHGNNKTVFMKCDVTSDLDAVSKKIIDLYKQVDVLINNAGILNDLVPKKTIDINVTALIEWSFKFWNHMRKDRGGNGGTIINLASIYGFRVDPYLPAYQASKFAVQGFTKSLGHQYNFKRSGVRVMAINPGFTETALTKDPNGFDNDKQYQIDFAKFLKEQPWQKVEAVGQAAVDVIERAESGTAWLIEGAKPIVEVK